The Sulfurospirillum tamanense DNA window ATTTTTACGCTAAATGCCGATAATGTCGCACAAATCAACAAGGAGAATCCATGGCTGAAGCCAATGATAATATCGTTCAAACCCCTGAAGTGGAAGAAGATTTTAGTGAAAGCTTTGCCGAGGACGATACCGTTGCGCTTCACGTCAATAATGCCTTTTCTGATGAGCTTAACACCCATCAGCGGATTAAAAACATTTTGTGTGGGACCATTATGTCTCTTGATAAAGGCTACGCGCGCGTCAACCTTCTGACCACCAACGAGATGATTGTGGATGAACTTGGGCTTATTCACAGCGGATTTGTTTTTTCTGCAGCAGATTATGCTGCAGTGGCTGCAGTGAATGAGGAAAACATTG harbors:
- a CDS encoding hotdog domain-containing protein, which translates into the protein MAEANDNIVQTPEVEEDFSESFAEDDTVALHVNNAFSDELNTHQRIKNILCGTIMSLDKGYARVNLLTTNEMIVDELGLIHSGFVFSAADYAAVAAVNEENIVVIGAKTSFLAPAKVGDLLEFEAKAKFEDSRKREITVTGKINDIKIFEGIFHAVVLEKHIFKTKIKNARRDY